Proteins encoded by one window of Emticicia oligotrophica DSM 17448:
- a CDS encoding glycoside hydrolase family 19 protein, with translation MARIRQGNIDKKESVSISDIIHNYEIAFGMVKKKDGVMEYYQPLVLSDGTTNVSAIQLLFSDNIVKVNPVPLPPAIDISLKDRHEKETTIGYGYESRASANWITITNNNKEEFQDLKQYLGGEANCDMAKDLTLEQLKTIAPHASKANRVKYLEPLNQTMLANEINTILRKAHFLGTLLHESGSFRYNRESGKSNDSYGGFPGRGLIQITGKDNYTKYGLFANEDVTSTQENKEKMEKLPHSVYSAGWFWSETNLNPIADDNDLLYISYKVNGAYNNIDDRNDRFTDAMSGLDASVCLNKKNSELLSFPFERSRIYNNADAAFKWGIWHDSTPKMYNPLGAKKDTNEALKGYLRAKELWDIDKVNAILAKPENKMTNKEKIYIKKWNIILEETN, from the coding sequence TTGGCACGCATACGCCAAGGCAATATTGATAAAAAAGAGAGTGTCAGCATTAGTGATATTATTCATAACTATGAAATAGCGTTTGGTATGGTAAAGAAAAAAGACGGTGTGATGGAATATTATCAACCATTGGTATTATCGGATGGAACAACTAACGTAAGTGCCATACAGCTACTCTTTAGTGATAATATCGTGAAGGTAAACCCAGTACCTTTACCACCAGCGATAGATATTAGTTTAAAAGATAGACATGAGAAAGAAACAACAATAGGTTATGGATATGAAAGTAGGGCTTCAGCTAACTGGATTACAATTACTAATAATAACAAAGAGGAATTTCAAGACTTAAAGCAGTATCTTGGAGGAGAAGCTAATTGTGATATGGCTAAAGATTTGACGCTTGAACAATTAAAAACAATAGCTCCACATGCCAGCAAAGCCAATAGAGTAAAATATTTAGAACCTCTTAACCAGACTATGCTTGCTAATGAAATAAATACTATTTTGAGAAAAGCTCATTTTTTAGGTACTCTTCTACACGAATCTGGAAGTTTTCGTTATAATCGAGAAAGTGGAAAAAGTAATGATTCTTATGGCGGATTTCCAGGCAGAGGATTAATTCAGATTACAGGTAAAGATAATTACACTAAGTATGGTCTTTTTGCCAATGAAGATGTTACCTCTACACAAGAAAACAAAGAAAAAATGGAAAAATTGCCACACAGCGTTTATTCAGCAGGATGGTTTTGGAGTGAAACAAATTTAAATCCAATAGCTGATGATAACGACTTATTGTATATTTCTTATAAAGTTAATGGTGCCTATAATAATATTGATGATAGAAACGATAGGTTCACGGATGCTATGTCTGGATTAGATGCTTCTGTATGCTTAAATAAAAAAAATTCTGAACTCTTAAGTTTTCCTTTTGAAAGGAGTAGGATATATAACAATGCAGATGCTGCTTTTAAATGGGGAATTTGGCACGATAGTACCCCTAAAATGTATAACCCATTAGGTGCAAAAAAAGACACAAATGAGGCACTAAAAGGTTACTTAAGGGCCAAAGAATTATGGGATATTGACAAAGTAAATGCTATTTTAGCAAAACCTGAAAATAAAATGACTAATAAAGAAAAAATATATATAAAAAAATGGAACATTATTTTAGAAGAAACCAATTAA
- a CDS encoding tetratricopeptide repeat protein has product MEHYFRRNQLNMKVMATLAFVMFMLGEVKAQYMEKINFINNNRFDGISLSNKILNEEKVKKKFVIAYKNEKKIDSVKKENEIFFSKNKAKNQYTLRGFYPTIPFSSVDTVKNTFFNLVYTYTIGGWYYSELQFIYKNDLRLNRWSLAFVRVIENKTNFQKDIEEVGFEPNPTIISWRRPNKVIDFFSLDKINLDSTQTLSYLPVLVYNKKIKEEYQRKNYSFFKNTFTESEIEYLLCLYQRTPDSIEFFNNLGYYLEEINMNKEAIYLLNIVIGFDKFRTVAYLNLGDAYWAAKDFAKAKEMYKIYQTQMINNRSEDRIPNRVLKRL; this is encoded by the coding sequence ATGGAACATTATTTTAGAAGAAACCAATTAAATATGAAAGTCATGGCAACGCTTGCTTTTGTTATGTTTATGCTTGGAGAAGTTAAAGCCCAATACATGGAAAAAATTAATTTTATTAATAATAATAGATTTGACGGTATTTCATTGTCTAATAAAATACTCAATGAAGAGAAGGTTAAAAAAAAGTTTGTCATAGCTTATAAGAACGAAAAAAAAATTGATTCAGTAAAAAAAGAAAATGAGATATTTTTTAGTAAAAATAAAGCAAAAAACCAATATACTTTACGTGGCTTTTATCCTACAATTCCATTTTCAAGTGTTGATACTGTCAAAAATACCTTTTTTAATCTTGTATATACTTACACCATAGGCGGTTGGTATTATAGTGAATTGCAATTTATATATAAAAATGATCTTCGTCTCAATAGATGGTCTTTAGCCTTTGTCCGAGTGATTGAGAATAAAACTAATTTTCAAAAAGATATAGAGGAAGTAGGTTTTGAACCTAATCCTACAATCATTTCATGGAGAAGACCAAATAAAGTTATTGATTTTTTCTCATTAGATAAAATCAATCTTGATTCAACACAGACTCTCTCGTACTTACCAGTTTTAGTTTATAACAAAAAAATAAAAGAGGAATATCAAAGAAAAAACTATTCTTTCTTTAAAAATACTTTTACTGAGTCAGAGATAGAATATTTACTCTGTTTATATCAGAGAACTCCAGACTCAATTGAGTTTTTTAATAATTTAGGCTACTACTTAGAAGAAATCAATATGAATAAAGAGGCTATCTATCTTTTAAATATTGTAATTGGTTTTGACAAATTCCGAACTGTTGCCTACCTAAATTTGGGTGATGCGTATTGGGCAGCGAAAGATTTTGCAAAAGCCAAAGAGATGTATAAAATCTATCAGACACAGATGATAAATAATAGAAGCGAAGACCGAATTCCTAATAGGGTCTTGAAAAGATTATGA
- a CDS encoding IS1 family transposase → MSLSDAQQCSGNIVKNGKILGKQQYKCKECNKRFQLDYTYKACEPCTSPNIVALIKEGYGIRSIARLLSILASSVLVRIRKIEAKIQQTTIVKGKEFEVDELRTYIKKKDKPIWIVLALERSTKKIVTFNIGI, encoded by the coding sequence ATGAGCCTATCAGATGCTCAACAATGTAGTGGTAATATTGTAAAAAATGGAAAAATATTGGGTAAACAGCAATATAAATGCAAAGAATGCAACAAAAGATTTCAGTTAGATTATACCTATAAGGCTTGTGAGCCTTGCACCAGCCCGAATATTGTTGCACTGATAAAAGAAGGCTATGGTATTCGCTCAATAGCAAGGCTTTTAAGTATTTTGGCAAGCTCGGTTTTAGTACGAATTCGTAAAATTGAAGCGAAAATCCAACAAACAACCATCGTAAAAGGAAAAGAATTTGAAGTCGATGAACTCAGAACCTATATCAAAAAGAAAGATAAACCTATTTGGATTGTGTTGGCATTAGAGCGAAGTACCAAAAAGATAGTGACTTTTAATATCGGTATCTAA
- a CDS encoding formylglycine-generating enzyme family protein: MQEGGLLIYEGKPLRLFGLDFTELVYVEPGDFMMGDNELAICFEEGYYIGKYLVTQELYKEVTGLDPSRIKGHHHPVTMVSYDDIGDGKYSFLSKLNVEIKEKYPDLKGEFCLPSEAQWEYAARGGKWWDKPKLEYSGGTEINDLAWYSENSNKQTMSVGLKLPNALGIYDMSGNVWEWCEDRYGYLKDKPVDGSAYEEQGKLNQRVLRGGSFLDGAEYCRVTYRNNFSPDYRIISFGLRLVFQ; this comes from the coding sequence ATGCAAGAAGGCGGTTTACTGATCTACGAAGGGAAACCTTTAAGATTATTTGGCTTAGATTTTACCGAGCTGGTGTATGTTGAGCCGGGTGATTTTATGATGGGAGATAATGAATTAGCAATTTGTTTCGAAGAGGGCTATTATATTGGTAAGTATTTAGTTACGCAAGAATTGTATAAAGAGGTTACGGGCTTAGACCCATCAAGAATTAAAGGTCATCATCATCCCGTAACAATGGTTTCATACGATGATATCGGCGATGGGAAATATAGTTTTTTGTCAAAGTTAAATGTGGAAATTAAAGAAAAATATCCTGATTTAAAAGGAGAGTTTTGCTTACCGAGTGAAGCACAATGGGAATATGCTGCCCGAGGAGGTAAATGGTGGGATAAACCCAAATTAGAATATTCTGGAGGAACAGAAATCAACGATTTAGCTTGGTATTCTGAAAATTCAAATAAGCAAACTATGTCAGTTGGCTTAAAGTTACCTAATGCATTGGGTATTTATGATATGAGTGGAAATGTATGGGAATGGTGTGAGGATAGGTATGGTTATTTGAAAGATAAGCCTGTAGATGGAAGTGCCTATGAAGAGCAGGGGAAACTTAATCAAAGGGTTTTGCGTGGGGGTAGTTTTTTAGATGGTGCGGAATACTGTCGTGTTACTTATCGTAATAATTTTAGCCCCGATTATAGAATTATTAGTTTTGGGTTGAGGTTGGTGTTTCAATAG
- a CDS encoding 3-keto-disaccharide hydrolase, with translation MKKLSFLLFFLCTVSFTFAQKKEKKGWISLFDGKTFNGWHINEDHPATFSIEDGTIKVAGERAHMFYEGEVGNHDFKNFELKIKAKTLPGSNSGIFIHTDYQAKGWPEKGYEVQVNQTHTDWRKTGSLYSFEDVKENFAKDNEWYEYHIIVQDKHITIKIDDKVAVDYTEPDPLPEKRGLKHLSSGTIALQGHDPKSIVYFKDIKIKILK, from the coding sequence ATGAAAAAACTTTCGTTCTTACTCTTCTTTCTATGTACAGTAAGCTTCACTTTCGCCCAGAAAAAAGAAAAAAAAGGCTGGATTTCGCTCTTTGATGGCAAAACCTTCAATGGCTGGCACATCAACGAAGACCATCCCGCCACATTCTCTATTGAAGATGGCACGATTAAAGTAGCGGGTGAGCGTGCCCACATGTTTTATGAAGGAGAAGTGGGTAATCACGACTTCAAAAATTTTGAATTAAAAATCAAAGCCAAAACATTACCTGGCTCAAACTCAGGTATTTTTATTCATACAGATTATCAGGCCAAGGGGTGGCCCGAAAAAGGCTATGAAGTTCAAGTCAACCAAACGCACACCGACTGGCGTAAAACGGGTAGTTTATATAGTTTTGAAGATGTAAAAGAAAATTTTGCAAAAGACAATGAATGGTACGAATACCACATTATTGTACAAGATAAACACATAACCATCAAGATTGATGATAAAGTGGCAGTTGATTATACCGAGCCAGACCCACTACCAGAAAAACGCGGTTTGAAGCATCTCAGCTCTGGCACAATCGCCCTCCAAGGTCATGACCCTAAGAGCATTGTTTATTTCAAAGATATTAAGATTAAGATTTTGAAGTAA
- a CDS encoding AEC family transporter: protein MQKIADFTPMSQTNSVFILTLAIISLGFFLKKYQFITEKEGKTISKFLMHTTFPALMIISTARVKLDTSLLLLPLFCITFCSIMIAIAWVWFAKYPNDLRGILTMGAGGLNVGLFGFPIIEGLFGKEAMVYAVMFDIGNTIMTFGVVYPIGSYFSANHKGLPEFKTLIKKIFSLPPVLGMFIGLTINISAVEMPPFFFDFLDTIAKANKPLVLLLMGIYLSFELNKKQFLAISKVLVIRYVVGLLFVLGLYFSLSHDTLLYAVLVVCVTLPSGLTILPFSDELNFDSRIAGTLINISLLISFVLMWGLVLGLHLT, encoded by the coding sequence TTGCAAAAAATAGCGGATTTTACCCCAATGAGTCAAACCAATAGTGTTTTTATTCTCACCCTCGCCATTATCAGCTTAGGGTTTTTCTTGAAAAAGTATCAATTCATTACCGAAAAAGAAGGTAAAACAATTTCGAAGTTTCTAATGCACACCACTTTTCCGGCCTTGATGATTATTTCAACAGCTCGTGTGAAGTTAGACACCTCTCTTCTATTACTTCCATTATTTTGTATTACTTTTTGTTCTATCATGATAGCCATTGCGTGGGTTTGGTTTGCCAAATACCCTAATGATTTGCGTGGGATTCTGACTATGGGTGCGGGTGGTCTCAATGTTGGGTTGTTTGGTTTTCCGATTATCGAAGGCTTGTTTGGCAAAGAGGCGATGGTTTATGCTGTAATGTTTGATATCGGTAATACAATCATGACTTTCGGGGTAGTTTATCCGATTGGGAGTTATTTTTCTGCTAATCATAAAGGTTTACCCGAATTTAAAACTTTAATCAAAAAAATATTTAGTTTGCCGCCAGTTTTAGGTATGTTTATCGGACTAACAATTAATATATCGGCCGTTGAAATGCCTCCGTTTTTCTTCGATTTTTTAGATACAATCGCCAAAGCCAATAAGCCTCTGGTTTTATTATTGATGGGCATTTACTTGAGTTTCGAGCTAAATAAAAAGCAATTCTTGGCTATTTCAAAGGTCTTGGTAATTCGCTACGTTGTGGGTCTTTTATTTGTTTTGGGTCTTTATTTTAGTTTATCGCACGATACGCTACTTTACGCTGTGCTTGTTGTATGCGTAACTTTACCTTCGGGATTAACAATTTTACCTTTTTCTGATGAACTTAACTTTGATTCCCGAATTGCGGGTACGCTCATTAATATCTCGCTACTGATTAGTTTTGTACTTATGTGGGGGCTTGTATTAGGCCTACATTTGACCTAA
- a CDS encoding alkaline phosphatase family protein: MKKNSSLLLALALVMISSFWACKSVKNTYIAVNQSQPRYDDTTLFAENSPFLMPYNRIIDGAGESVNFGNPDLENHSLDLVMIPNTSLVLVEDRYGLAVFDAKTHKLVNRWSYDKVSQYKNYMSSFSGIKTVTFKDSTYIFWGTGGRETPNSYVMQATWTGKEIKFLKAFTFKAEAPAAIALPNEVEVKLENGELFLYTVLNGNNQIVKVNVNTGEEVWKQTTGVAPYGLKIVGNQAFVTNWAGPITNPADGKETAGVPWGSAYINPQTGAISRGTVSVFDIYSGKSIKELNVGLHPNAIIASADNQFLYVANGNSDHVSVIDAQQLQVIDSIYVGLFKDNEKLIGSTPNALALDKTGSILYVANGLDNAVAVVSLGKRVSNTGSGQSLVKGYIPTQAYPSGIIVNENELYITNLEAVGARAAHKLNDGIKADKAYNSHKQLASISFIPLPDETLLKTFTEKVKNQSLYKRAKLAELLPRKNVAPRPVPERIGEPSVFKHVLYIIKENRTYDQVLGDMKEGNGMESLCIFGDSITPNQHSIAREYLLMDNYHVSGKASAEGHHWASAGMVTDYTEKSVRAWFRSYPHVLYDALVYNKKGLIWNSALDHGKTVRIYGEACTCEFDEKAYDWAKLYELQQKGETFPYTNTTTISRVRPILASDFPGCDNEVISDQMRTDAFLKEFKAIEANPNASLPNLMIMSLPNDHTTGLNPKFPTPRAMVADNDLAVGRIVEAIMNSRFADSTVIFISEDDSQAGWDHVSAYRTTGFVVSNYSRLQKTVHTNYNQTSLLRTIEQILGLPPMNILDATASPMFDCFTDKLNTDYKFTHKKNLVPLDEMNKPAEKQKGAALKFTNQSIKFAFNRIDRGNDNMLNRIIWFSAKGTKPYPAKMSGSEEEEDEDDD, encoded by the coding sequence ATGAAAAAAAATAGCAGTTTACTACTAGCCTTAGCCTTGGTTATGATTAGTAGTTTTTGGGCTTGTAAATCGGTCAAGAATACTTACATAGCTGTTAATCAATCACAGCCTCGTTATGATGATACTACTCTTTTCGCCGAAAATTCTCCTTTTTTAATGCCTTACAATCGCATCATTGATGGTGCTGGTGAGTCGGTTAATTTTGGAAATCCCGACCTTGAAAATCATAGCCTCGATTTAGTGATGATTCCGAATACTTCATTGGTTTTGGTTGAAGACCGTTACGGTTTGGCCGTTTTTGATGCAAAAACCCACAAATTGGTAAATCGTTGGAGTTATGATAAAGTATCTCAGTATAAAAATTATATGAGTTCGTTTTCGGGCATTAAAACCGTTACTTTCAAAGATTCAACTTATATTTTTTGGGGAACTGGTGGCCGTGAAACACCAAATTCATACGTCATGCAAGCAACGTGGACTGGTAAAGAAATTAAGTTTTTAAAAGCCTTTACATTCAAAGCAGAAGCTCCTGCTGCTATTGCTTTGCCAAATGAAGTAGAAGTAAAGCTCGAAAATGGGGAGTTATTTCTTTATACAGTTTTGAATGGAAACAATCAAATTGTAAAAGTAAATGTCAATACGGGCGAAGAAGTATGGAAACAAACCACAGGAGTTGCACCTTATGGTTTAAAGATTGTTGGTAATCAGGCTTTTGTAACCAACTGGGCAGGCCCAATAACTAATCCTGCCGATGGTAAAGAAACTGCGGGGGTACCTTGGGGAAGTGCTTACATCAACCCACAAACTGGGGCGATTTCGAGAGGTACGGTTTCGGTTTTTGATATTTATTCTGGAAAATCCATCAAAGAACTCAACGTAGGACTCCACCCCAATGCCATTATTGCAAGTGCTGATAATCAGTTTTTATACGTAGCCAATGGTAATAGCGACCACGTTTCGGTGATTGATGCCCAACAACTGCAAGTGATAGATTCGATTTATGTTGGACTATTCAAAGACAATGAAAAACTGATTGGTAGCACTCCCAATGCATTAGCTTTAGATAAAACAGGTTCGATACTTTATGTAGCCAATGGTTTAGATAATGCTGTGGCGGTAGTTTCTTTAGGAAAACGTGTGAGTAATACTGGCTCAGGACAAAGTTTAGTGAAAGGATATATTCCAACACAAGCGTATCCATCAGGAATTATAGTCAATGAAAATGAACTATATATTACCAATTTAGAGGCGGTAGGAGCAAGGGCTGCTCATAAATTAAACGATGGTATCAAGGCTGATAAAGCGTATAATTCCCACAAACAATTGGCTTCTATTTCATTTATTCCTTTACCCGATGAAACTTTACTCAAAACTTTCACCGAAAAAGTAAAAAACCAAAGCTTATATAAAAGAGCAAAATTGGCGGAACTTCTACCTCGAAAAAATGTAGCTCCGAGGCCTGTTCCCGAACGCATTGGGGAACCTTCAGTTTTTAAACATGTGCTATACATTATCAAAGAAAATCGCACTTACGACCAAGTTTTGGGCGATATGAAAGAAGGAAATGGCATGGAATCGCTCTGTATTTTTGGCGATAGCATTACGCCAAACCAGCACAGTATTGCAAGAGAATATTTATTGATGGATAATTACCACGTTTCGGGGAAAGCTTCGGCCGAAGGTCACCACTGGGCAAGTGCGGGTATGGTGACTGATTATACTGAAAAAAGTGTCCGTGCTTGGTTTAGAAGTTATCCGCACGTGTTGTATGATGCCTTGGTTTACAATAAAAAAGGATTGATTTGGAATAGTGCTCTCGACCACGGAAAAACTGTGCGAATTTATGGAGAAGCTTGCACCTGTGAATTCGATGAAAAAGCCTACGATTGGGCAAAACTATACGAATTACAACAAAAAGGTGAGACTTTTCCTTATACAAATACAACCACAATTTCGAGGGTAAGACCAATTTTAGCAAGTGATTTTCCGGGCTGTGATAATGAAGTAATTAGCGACCAAATGCGAACTGATGCTTTCTTGAAAGAATTTAAAGCTATTGAGGCAAACCCTAATGCTTCTTTGCCGAATTTAATGATTATGTCGTTGCCAAATGACCATACTACGGGCCTAAACCCTAAATTCCCAACGCCGAGAGCAATGGTTGCCGATAATGATTTGGCGGTGGGGCGTATTGTGGAAGCCATCATGAATAGTCGCTTTGCAGATTCTACTGTAATTTTTATCAGTGAAGATGATTCGCAAGCGGGCTGGGACCACGTAAGTGCCTACCGCACGACTGGCTTTGTGGTAAGTAACTATTCTCGTCTACAAAAAACAGTACATACCAATTATAATCAAACATCATTATTGCGTACAATTGAGCAAATCTTGGGTTTACCTCCGATGAATATCCTTGATGCCACCGCCTCGCCAATGTTTGATTGTTTTACTGATAAACTCAATACTGATTATAAGTTTACGCACAAGAAAAACCTCGTTCCTCTAGATGAGATGAATAAACCTGCCGAAAAACAAAAGGGAGCAGCTTTGAAATTCACGAATCAGTCAATCAAGTTTGCTTTTAATCGAATTGACCGTGGAAATGATAATATGTTGAATCGCATTATCTGGTTTTCAGCCAAAGGTACAAAACCATATCCAGCGAAGATGTCAGGTAGCGAAGAAGAGGAAGACGAAGATGATGATTAA
- a CDS encoding penicillin acylase family protein: protein MKNFIKIVLLILQSYATFAQSINIKILKQSVEVYKDQWGVSHIYAQNEHDLFVTQGYVAASDRLFQLEMWRRQATGTVAELLGERELKRDIGTRVFKFRGNLDAELQHYHPRSKQIIEAFVAGINAYIAEARQNPANLPFEFQILHTLPEFWTPEIVISRHQGLLGNIEEEINTARLVKLIGADKVRELSWFHPKNSDNEPNLELDKMLDNDVLFEHILEYYEAFRSPLKFPKPDNKIGLLEGFDDWYKDEKANVGSNNWIISGKLSESGYPMLANDPHRAQSTPSLRYWVHLNAPGWNVIGGGEPTLPGVSIGHNEYGAWGLTIFETDNEDLYVYEQNPKNPNQYKHNGIWKNIKIITDTIRIKGQAPKIVQLKYTHHGPIVYEDATHQHIYAVRAGWQEVGCAPYLASLRMNQAKNWEEFRKACTFSRIPGENMIWADKKGHIGWQAVGISPIRKNWSGLVPVPGDGRYEWAGYLPIELLPNKFDPNEGFVVTANNNLTPANFPNRNAIGWRWATPVRAHRIEEVLASGKKHTLESFATLQSDYVSLTARVLVPILKRLSIDEKYKSYHSKLGEWNTFELSPESTTATMYVEWENLLQKAVHKMAVPEKAQKYLKTIPTKRLTDWLVTPPPFFGANPVVSRDSILITCFKQAIDNLQTRLGKDESKWQYGQADNKHIKLTHALSDWVTDPALKAKINLGPIPRGGYGETVNNTSNNLNQTHGASFKIIVDTENWDRTLGINNPGQSGDPRSPHYGDLFNLWGKGGYFPVYFTKSKIMAVSEKVLVLKP from the coding sequence ATGAAAAACTTCATCAAAATTGTACTGCTCATCTTACAGTCTTATGCTACATTTGCTCAATCTATTAATATCAAAATCTTAAAACAATCCGTTGAGGTTTACAAAGACCAATGGGGAGTCTCGCATATTTATGCCCAAAACGAGCATGATTTGTTTGTTACGCAAGGTTATGTGGCTGCTTCTGACCGATTATTTCAACTCGAAATGTGGCGACGCCAAGCCACAGGTACAGTAGCCGAACTACTCGGCGAACGTGAACTCAAGCGAGATATTGGTACCAGAGTTTTCAAATTTCGAGGAAATCTGGATGCTGAACTTCAGCATTATCACCCACGTAGTAAGCAAATTATTGAGGCCTTTGTGGCAGGTATAAACGCCTACATTGCTGAAGCTCGCCAAAACCCAGCAAATCTGCCCTTTGAATTCCAAATACTCCATACTCTACCCGAATTTTGGACGCCCGAAATTGTCATTAGTCGCCATCAAGGACTTTTGGGCAATATCGAAGAAGAAATAAATACGGCTCGCTTGGTTAAGCTCATTGGGGCAGATAAAGTAAGAGAACTTTCGTGGTTTCATCCAAAAAATTCAGATAACGAACCAAACCTCGAACTTGATAAAATGCTCGATAATGATGTGCTTTTTGAGCATATTTTAGAATATTATGAAGCCTTCAGAAGTCCACTAAAGTTTCCTAAACCAGATAATAAAATAGGCCTTTTAGAGGGTTTTGACGATTGGTACAAAGATGAAAAAGCAAACGTGGGCTCGAATAATTGGATTATTTCGGGGAAACTTTCTGAAAGTGGCTACCCAATGTTGGCCAACGACCCTCATCGAGCACAATCTACACCATCGCTAAGATATTGGGTACACTTAAATGCTCCCGGCTGGAATGTAATAGGCGGTGGCGAACCAACACTCCCAGGTGTTTCGATTGGCCATAACGAATACGGTGCTTGGGGTTTAACTATTTTTGAGACTGATAATGAAGATTTATATGTCTATGAACAAAACCCTAAAAATCCGAATCAATATAAGCACAATGGCATCTGGAAAAACATCAAAATCATCACTGATACCATTCGTATCAAAGGGCAAGCACCAAAGATTGTTCAATTAAAATATACGCATCATGGCCCAATTGTTTATGAAGATGCTACCCACCAGCATATTTATGCTGTAAGGGCAGGTTGGCAAGAAGTAGGTTGTGCCCCATATTTGGCAAGTTTACGCATGAATCAAGCAAAAAATTGGGAGGAATTTAGAAAAGCCTGCACCTTTAGTCGCATTCCAGGTGAAAACATGATTTGGGCTGATAAAAAAGGTCATATTGGCTGGCAAGCCGTTGGTATCTCGCCGATTCGTAAAAATTGGTCAGGATTAGTGCCTGTTCCGGGTGATGGCCGCTACGAGTGGGCGGGTTATTTACCCATTGAACTTTTACCCAACAAATTCGACCCCAACGAAGGTTTTGTTGTAACTGCTAACAATAATCTTACGCCCGCTAATTTTCCGAATCGAAATGCCATTGGCTGGCGATGGGCTACACCCGTAAGAGCCCATCGAATTGAAGAGGTTTTGGCCTCGGGTAAAAAGCATACCTTAGAATCGTTTGCGACTTTACAAAGCGATTACGTTTCGCTCACTGCACGTGTTTTAGTACCGATCTTGAAGCGTTTGAGCATTGACGAAAAGTATAAATCCTATCATTCAAAACTCGGCGAATGGAATACGTTTGAACTTAGTCCAGAATCAACGACGGCTACGATGTATGTAGAATGGGAAAATCTTTTACAAAAAGCTGTGCATAAAATGGCCGTTCCAGAAAAAGCACAGAAATATTTAAAGACTATTCCAACCAAACGCCTTACCGATTGGCTTGTAACACCGCCTCCATTTTTTGGAGCAAATCCTGTTGTAAGTCGTGATTCTATACTCATTACTTGCTTCAAGCAAGCCATTGATAACCTCCAAACAAGGTTAGGCAAGGATGAGAGCAAATGGCAATATGGACAAGCTGATAATAAGCACATTAAACTTACGCATGCTTTATCAGATTGGGTAACTGACCCTGCTCTGAAAGCAAAAATAAATCTTGGCCCGATTCCAAGAGGGGGATATGGTGAAACTGTGAATAATACCAGCAATAATCTTAATCAAACGCACGGAGCATCATTTAAAATAATTGTGGATACTGAAAATTGGGATAGAACTTTGGGCATCAATAACCCTGGGCAATCGGGCGACCCACGTTCGCCGCATTATGGTGATTTATTTAATTTATGGGGAAAAGGTGGATATTTTCCTGTATATTTTACCAAATCAAAAATAATGGCTGTTTCAGAAAAAGTTTTGGTTTTGAAACCTTAA